From the Nocardiopsis changdeensis genome, one window contains:
- a CDS encoding LxmA leader domain family RiPP gives MSTESLMGGADDYTTPAEIAGSAESEVPEVSLIPITTLPATTLPTTGPATTVITTLRVGC, from the coding sequence ATGAGCACCGAATCCCTGATGGGCGGGGCGGACGACTACACCACCCCGGCCGAGATCGCCGGCTCCGCCGAGAGCGAGGTGCCCGAGGTGTCGCTCATCCCGATCACCACGCTCCCCGCCACGACGCTGCCGACCACCGGGCCGGCGACCACCGTGATCACCACTCTGCGCGTCGGCTGCTGA
- a CDS encoding ABC transporter ATP-binding protein: protein MSPLVRAAGLRMAYGAREVLRGVDLDVHRGEVLALLGPNGAGKSTTMEILEGLRRRTSGTVEVLGRDPGDADDAWRGRVGVVLQSWRDHADWPVDALLRHVALYHDDPADPAELTARFGLTDFSDRRVRELSGGQRRRMDLALAVAGRPEALFLDEPTVGLDPRSRRAFHDAVRSIAAEGVAVLATTHDMAEAERIADRIAVLVAGRITFDGPGEELAAEHGTGSLEDAYLAHLDSREGIAP from the coding sequence ATGTCCCCACTGGTCAGGGCCGCCGGTCTGCGGATGGCCTACGGAGCGCGCGAGGTCCTGCGCGGCGTGGACCTCGACGTCCACCGGGGCGAGGTGCTCGCCCTGCTGGGCCCCAACGGGGCCGGCAAGAGCACCACCATGGAGATCCTGGAGGGCCTGCGACGGCGGACCTCCGGAACGGTCGAGGTGCTGGGCCGCGACCCCGGCGACGCGGACGACGCCTGGCGCGGACGCGTCGGCGTCGTGCTCCAGTCCTGGCGCGACCACGCCGACTGGCCGGTGGACGCCCTGCTCCGGCACGTCGCCCTCTACCACGACGACCCGGCCGACCCGGCGGAGCTCACCGCGCGGTTCGGCCTCACCGACTTCTCGGACCGGCGGGTGCGCGAGCTGTCCGGCGGGCAGCGCCGCCGTATGGACCTGGCCCTGGCCGTGGCCGGCCGCCCCGAGGCGCTGTTCCTGGACGAGCCCACCGTCGGCCTGGACCCCCGGTCGCGCCGCGCCTTCCACGACGCGGTCCGCTCGATCGCCGCCGAGGGCGTCGCCGTCCTGGCGACCACCCACGACATGGCCGAGGCCGAGCGCATCGCCGACCGGATCGCCGTCCTGGTCGCCGGGCGGATCACGTTCGACGGCCCCGGCGAGGAGCTCGCCGCCGAACACGGCACCGGCTCCCTGGAGGACGCCTACCTGGCCCACCTGGACTCCCGAGAGGGGATCGCACCGTGA
- a CDS encoding LxmA leader domain family RiPP: protein MSTESLMGGADDYTTPAEIADSAESESPEATLAPTPTLPTTLQPVTSVTVTTTLRVGC from the coding sequence ATGAGCACCGAATCCCTGATGGGCGGCGCGGACGACTACACCACCCCGGCCGAGATCGCCGACTCCGCCGAGTCGGAGTCCCCGGAGGCGACGCTCGCACCGACCCCCACGCTCCCGACCACCCTCCAGCCGGTCACCAGCGTCACCGTGACCACCACCCTCCGGGTCGGCTGCTGA
- a CDS encoding LxmA leader domain family RiPP, which yields MTEQNLFEGADDYTTPAEIADSAESENPEVTPTVVVSIAVSASAASGASVSGTKYWGC from the coding sequence ATGACCGAGCAGAACCTCTTCGAAGGCGCCGACGACTACACCACCCCGGCCGAGATCGCCGACTCCGCCGAGTCGGAGAACCCCGAGGTCACCCCGACCGTGGTCGTCTCCATCGCGGTCAGCGCCAGCGCCGCCTCCGGTGCCTCCGTCAGCGGCACCAAGTACTGGGGCTGCTGA